The Triticum dicoccoides isolate Atlit2015 ecotype Zavitan chromosome 6A, WEW_v2.0, whole genome shotgun sequence genome has a window encoding:
- the LOC119319248 gene encoding transcription termination factor MTERF8, chloroplastic-like, giving the protein MLHLRKRVLSHLLSAAPLPSTSPLLSLHRLLSAAAPAVSPNPSFAVEEYLVGTCGLTRAQALKASAKLSHLKSPAKPDVVLAFLAGLDLSAADVAALVSRDPQFLSAGVETTLSPVVSGLTGLGLSNVEIARLVSLAPGHFRNRSFVSKLEYYLPLYGSIDNLLRSLKYGSGFLGSDLERVVKPNVNLLAECGLGACDIAKLFIRAPRILSASTDRVLRMVACAERIGLPRGSGMFRQALHAVSYFSEDKIAAKVDYLKRTLGWSDADVGIAVSKGPFLLARSNDVLKRMSDFLISEVGLQPAYIAHRPALLTYSLEGRLRPRYYVVRFLKENGLLEHGRSYYTTLVKIEKVFMEKFICPHKEAAPHLAEDYAAACKGEVSARFRFT; this is encoded by the coding sequence ATGCTCCACCTCCGGAAGCGCGTCCTCTCCCATCTCCTCTCCGCCGCGCCCCTTCCTTCCacctcccctctcctctctctccaccgcctcctctccgccgccgcgcccgccgtctcCCCAAACCCTAGCTTCGCCGTGGAGGAGTACCTCGTCGGCACCTGCGGCCTGACCCGTGCCCAGGCACTCAAGGCCTCCGCGAAGCTTTCCCACCTCAAGTCCCCTGCCAAGCCCGACGTCGTCCTCGCCTTCCTCGCTGGCCTCGACCTCTCCGCCGCCGATGTGGCGGCCCTCGTCTCCAGGGACCCGCAGTTCCTCTCCGCCGGCGTGGAGACAACGCTGTCCCCCGTCGTCTCTGGGCTCACCGGCCTCGGCCTGTCAAATGTTGAGATTGCGCGCCTCGTCTCGCTCGCCCCCGGCCACTTCCGCAACAGATCCTTCGTCTCCAAGCTAGAGTACTACCTGCCGCTCTACGGCTCCATCGACAACTTGCTCCGGTCGCTCAAATACGGCTCCGGCTTCCTCGGCTCTGACCTCGAGAGGGTGGTCAAGCCCAATGTCAATCTCCTAGCAGAGTGCGGGCTAGGTGCTTGTGATATTGCCAAGCTCTTCATCCGTGCGCCAAGGATCCTCAGCGCCAGCACAGACCGTGTCTTGCGGATGGTCGCGTGCGCCGAACGTATAGGTCTGCCCCGTGGATCTGGGATGTTCAGGCAAGCGCTGCATGCTGTCTCATACTTCAGCGAGGACAAGATCGCTGCCAAAGTGGACTACTTGAAGAGGACACTTGGGTGGTCTGATGCCGACGTTGGCATTGCTGTGTCCAAGGGTCCATTTTTGCTGGCAAGATCAAATGACGTGCTGAAGCGTATGTCAGACTTCCTAATCTCTGAGGTGGGCTTGCAGCCGGCCTACATTGCGCATCGCCCGGCTTTGCTCACTTACAGCCTGGAGGGCCGGCTCAGGCCCCGCTACTATGTTGTGAGATTTCTGAAGGAAAATGGATTGCTAGAGCACGGGCGGAGCTACTATACAACACTGGTTAAGATTGAGAAGGTTTTCATGGAAAAGTTCATATGCCCTCACAAGGAAGCCGCACCACACCTCGCTGAGGACTACGCGGCTGCTTGCAAAGGGGAAGTGTCGGCTAGATTCAGATTTACATGA